The Rhizobium sp. WSM4643 genome contains the following window.
GCCTGCGAACCCTGGATGTCGGCAAGCCGCATTGCCGCGATCTGCCACAGGGCGAATGAACTCGAAGGCGACGTCACCGTCCTGCTTGGCGATTACGCCGCCGGCATGAACATGGTGACGCAGTACGTGCATTCGAGCCAATGGTCGAAGGCGCTCGCCACCTTGCAGGCCCCTCTCGGCGTCCACGCGATTATGGGCAACCACGATTGGTGGGAGGACAGGACCGCCCAGAAGAACGGCGGGATGGAAACATTCGGACACCGGGCTCTCGCGGACGTCGGCATCCCGGTCTATGGCAACCGCGCCGTTCGGCTCGAAAAGGATGGCCGCGGCTTTTGGCTCGCAGGCCTCGAAGATCAGCTGGCGCTGCTGCCGGGCCGGAAGTGGGGCCGCACGCAGATGCTCGGCCTCGACGATCTCGAGGGAACGATGGCGCAGATTACGGACGATGCGCCCGTCATCCTGCTCGCTCATGAGCCCGATATCTTTCCGCGCGTGCCCGAGCGCGTCTCGCTGACGCTATCGGGCCACACCCATGGCGGACAGATCCGTTTCCTCGGCCGTTCGCCGATCGTGCCCTCGCGCTACGGCAATCGCTACGCCTATGGCCATATCGTTGAAGAGGAGCGTAATATCATCGTTTCCGGCGGCCTTGGCTGCTCCATTGCACCCGTCCGATTCGGCGTGCCGCCGGAAATTGTCATGATCGATCTTGGATAAGAATGGCATGACCAAGCGCATTCACATCCGCCTGAATGCAGGCGGTCGGCGTTTCAACTATCGCATCGCCGGCCTCGGTTTTCGCGATGGCCATGTGCTGGTTCATCGCGCCGTACACGAGCCCTTCTGGACTTTTCCGGGCGGTCGGGCGGAGATCGGCGAAACCTCGGAAGAGACACTGAAGCGCGAGATGGTGGAGGAACTGGGCGTTGAGGTGACCGTCCGTCGCCTGCTGTGGATCGTCGAGAATTTCTTCCACTACGAACAGCGCGATTGGCACGAACTCGGCTTCTATTATCTGATGGACATCCCGCCGGAATTCCCCTTCCGGCCGGGCCAGATCATCCATCGGGTCGAGGACGACGACAACCATCTCGAATTCAAATGGGTGCCGGCAACGCGCCATGCCCTGATCGCACTCGACATCCCGCCCTATTTCATCGCCGATGAAATCGAAACCCTTCCCGTTTCGCCACGTCATCTCGTCTGGCGGGACGGCGATCTCGACGGCAAAGACTGACGCAAGCAATTCAAGGCGTTACAGCGCCCTTTGCGCGCCTCAAAAGGCGCCCGGAGCTGTAGCCAAAAGCGCTTAAGGAGGAGATGCGCCGATGCCGACCTTCGATCCTGTCAGGCCATTCCGCAAACTTGCCTATAACAACGCCCTTGCCAACCGCCGGCTGCTTCGGACCTGCGCGACATTGAAGCCTGGCGAATTCGAAGCGCCACGCACAAGCTTCTTTCCCTCGATCAAGGAAACCTTGAACCATATCATCACGGTCGACTGGTTCTATGTCGACGGCCTGGAAGGCGGCACGCTCGGGCTCAAGGCCTTTGAGGTCGACGAACCATTCGATGACGTCTTCTCGCTGGCAGAAGCCCAGGCGAAGGTCGATCAGCGCCTGGTGACACTTTGCGAGGCCCTGACGCCGGAGAGGCTCACCTCGACCATCGGCCTCCATCGCGGCGACCGCATTCAAGAAGAGCGGATGGACGACGTGCTCGGCCACCTCTTCCAACATCAGACCCATCATCGCGGACAGGTGCATGCGATGCTCTCCGGCACCAGCGTCGCTCCGCCGCAACTCGATGAATTCATCGTTGCCGACGATGCCAGGTTCCGCGGCAGCGAACTCGCAGCGCTCGGCTGGAGCGAAGAAACGCTGATGCGTTAGCGCGTCGTGCAGGACGCGTGGCACGCTTTAAGTCTTTATCTGATGCCTGTCGTGGTCCGAAACCGCTGCACGGTTTTCGGCATCATGCTCTAATCCTGCAGCCGTCTCTTCAGCCCGTCGATGATCGTCTCGGTGAGAAGGTCGTAATTCTCGTCGAAATGATGGTCGCCGGGCAGCTCGATGACCTCGGCGCCGCTGTCCTTCAGCGCCGGGCAGGCGACATCGTCATCGTCGTCCTTGCCGTAGATGCATTGCACGAGCTTCGGATCGATGTTCTTCAGATCGCCGACGGGATCGCCTCCCGCCCCTTCCGTCTTCTGGCCGAGCCAGCCGAGAACGGAGATGACGTAGTCGACTTGGTGCGAAAGCGACAGCAGCGACAATTGCGCCACCGCCGACTTTTCGGCTGGCTTGAGGAGCTGGTAGGTGGCGGGTACGACATCGGCACCGAACGAATAACCGACGAGCAGCACATGCTTCACCTTCCATTGCTTGCGGTAGAAATCGATGATCTTGGAAAGATCGGCGGCGGTCTCCTCCGGCTTGCGCTCCGACCAGAAATAGCGGAGCGAATCGACGCCGACGACCGGAATGCCTTCCTTCTGCAGCGTGCCACCGACCTCCTTGTCGATGTCGCGCCAGCCGCCGTCGCCGGAATAGATCACAGCCATCGTATCGAAGGCCGGCGTTGCCTCGAGCACCGCCAGCGGCAGGCCGAGCGGGTTGCCGAAGGCGCCGGAGGCGGTGACGAGATCGTCGAGCGTATCGGCAAACGCCGTCTGCGCATCGTCGGCGGAATCGCGGATCTCGATCGCGGCATGGGCCTTCTTCAGCGCCTCGGCGTGCGCCCGGCCATCCTTGTTGGCATCAGGCGTGAAGACAGTAATGATCGGGTCCGGCAAGATCCCGTCGCTGAGGCCATAGACCGTGCGTTCGCCAACCACCTGCTTGGACGCCGGCGTGCAAAGCTCCTTGGCAAGCGGAATGCCGGCGACCGGATTAACGGCAAGTGTCTGGCCGATCGTCGCATCCGGCGTTTGCGCGGCGATCGCCAGCGCTAAGGCCCCGCCCTCGCCGATGCCGGCGACGATCGGCAGGTGATAGGCGTTGTTGCCGGTCGCGCGCTGCACCTGCTGGCTCAGCGATTCGATGTCCGAGACCATGTAGACGCAGCCATCGTTGAGGCTGACGTCGTACCGGCTAAGCGCCTGGATATAGGATGGAAAATCGATGCCGATGACGACGGCGCCTTCGGCGACCAACCTGTCGGCTTCGGCCTTCTCATAGTCGCCCCAGCCGGCGGCATCCGAGATCAGCATCACCGTGCCCTTCACCTCCCCTTCCGGCAGGAAGATGTGCGGCGACGGGATAAGCCCGGTTTCGAAGGTCTGCGTGGTCTCCTCGGCGGCATCAGCCGGTGCGGCCGCGAGCATGCAGGCGCATGCCGTGGCAAGAAGGATTGTCCTGATCATTTTCTCACTACCCCTTTCAATCCGCCCCCAATCAGCAATGTCGCGTCCATCAACGCGATCATCGGATTGCCCCCTCCGGAGACCGCAAGATAGCGCGGTTGCCAGTGCGGATGAAACTTGGATTTGAATGCCCGAAGGCCTTTGAAGTTATAGAAGCGCTCGCCGTGTTCGAAGACGGTGCTGCCGATGCGGTCCCAGACGGGCGCAGCCTCGCGTTTCGACATGCCGGAAAGAGGCGCCATGCCGAGATTGAAATGGGCAAAACCCTCGCCGCGCAGATATTCCATGATCTGCACGAAAAGAAAATCCATCGATCCCTTCGGCGCGGCCGGCGAGAAGCGCATGAGATCGATCGTGCCCTCCTCTTTGGATTCGGTGATGAGGATGTTGGCGAAGGCGACGATCTTGCCGTCCTTCTTCAGAATGCCGACGGGCTGCGAGGAGACGTAATCGGGATCGAAGGAGCCCAGCGAGAAGCTCTTTTCCTTGGCATTGTGGTCTTCCAGCCAAGCCGTGGAGACGGCGGCGAGATCGTCGATGATATCAGGCACGTCCTCTGGTTGGACCACGGCGAATTCCAGCCCGTCGCGCTGGGCGCGGCTTGCGGTCTGGCGAAGGTTCGCCCATTTGCCGCCCTTCATCTCGAAAGTCCGGAGATCGGCCACCGCTAGTTCGCCGAGCTTGAAGGCGCGAAGGCCGGCATCGGCGCAATGGGATAGCAGCGCCGGCGAGATTTGGTAGAACACGGCACGGCAGCCGGCGGCACGCGCCGCTTCGACGAATCGCCAGACGAGTTCCTGCACGGCGCGATGGTTGCCGACCGGATCGAACAGCGCGATCCAGGAGCGGCCCTGCCGACCATACATGATGAAGGCGTCGCCCTTTTCCGAGAACATGATGCTCTTGTCGCCCATCCGCACCAGATTGGCGTCGGCATTGCCCTGCTTCATGACGATCTCGACGGCGCGCGCCAGCGCCTCGTCCGTCGCCGGTTCCGGCCGGAAGGTCGCCGGTCGAAGCAGGCTGAAGACGGCGATCGCCGACGAGATGATGGTAATGCCGAGCACGGCGCGCAAGCCCCGCGGCGCTTCGGCGGTGAACTCGAACTGCCACCAGAGCTGGTTGCTGTATTCGACGTCGCGATAGACGAAAAGCAGGATGACGACGGCGCCGACGACGATGACGGCGATCGCCATCAGCCAGGACGCCGTCAGCGCTTGGTTGAGCAGCGAGGCCTGTCGGCTAAAGAGCCGGCGGCTGACGAAAAGCCCGAAGATGAGGAAGGCGAGAAAAGCGGCTTCGACGAGCGCGATCGCCTTCAGCAGCGACAAAGTCAACGCGGCAAGCGCCGAGAACACGGCCACCCACCAGGCGCCGTCGAGCCGCTGGCCGAGGCCGCGCGCGGCGACGACGAGTGCCAGCCCCAGCAGGCTGGAGAGGAAATGCGCGCCTTCGACCATCGGCAGCGGCAGATAGTTGGAGAGGAATTCGAGATTTTGGTCAGGCGTCGGCGTGACGCTCGAAAATACCAGCATGACGCCGAGCAGCAGCGCGAGAGCCGACAGCAGCTGCGGCATCAGCCGTCCGCCGATGCGCCGCATGCTGGAGGCGGCCGGATGGTCGACGAAACGACGCAGCTCCGCCGCCGAGACCGCGAGCACCGCGATCAGCAGCGGCAGCACATGATAGATCAGGCGGTAGAGCACCAGCGATCCGAGCACGGCATCGATGTTCACAGCACTGCCGAGCGAGGCGATGATCACGGTCTCGAACACGCCGAGCCCGGCCGGCACATGGCTGAGCACGCCGAGACCAACGGCGATCGCATAGACGGCGAGGAAGACCGGCCAGCCGATCGCCGTCTGCGGCAGCAGCACGTAGAGTACGGACGCCGAGGCGGCGATATCGAAGGCGGTGACGAGGAACTGGCGCGACCAGGTGCGCGAATCCGGCAGGCGGATTGCCACAGGCCCGAGATCGAGCACACGCCCCCCGCGGCCGATGATCATCACCGCGGCCAGAATGGCGACGATCGAACCGGCGATTATCCGCAGAAGGAATGGGCTGACGCTAACGAGCGGGCCGATCTCGTCGGCGATGACGATGAGGGCGATTGCCGCGACGCCCGCAAGCCCCAATCCGAAGGACAGGGTGACGAAGGCGATGATGCGGCCGATATCCTCCGGCGAGAGCCCGAGGCGCGTATAGGCACGGTAGCGGATCGCGCCGCCCGAAAGCGCGCCGAAACCGGCGGTGTTGCCGACGGCATAGGCGCTGAACGCTGTCAGCGCCACATGCGGAAAGGGCAGCTTCTTGCCGATGTACTCGATGGCGTTGAGATCGTAGAAGATCAGCGAGATGAAACTGAGCGCCGTAAAGAACAGAGCAAGCAGGATCGCGCTCGGCCTGGTCGCCGCCAGCGCACCGACGACGTCGTCATAGCGCACCTCGTTGGTGAGCTGGACGATCGCGTAACCGACGAGGCAGAAAGCCACCAGTGACGCGGCTGCCAGCAAAGGCGTTCTGTAACGCCTGAAAAGCCCGCCAAAAGAAAAACCGTCCGCTTCTTCCATCTCTTCCAAATTGCCGTGCCCCGACATTCTCGTACCCTGCTGCAACTGCCAGCTTGGCGGGAATCATTTCAGATGATGTAACATGAGAGGCATATAAGCTCTATGAAGCCATGCCGCCGCTACCCCAGCCCCGCCGCCTGCGCCTCAATCATCCTCAATTGGGGCGAATTTGCGCAGGCGGGGGTCTCCGCACATTGCATTTTCGTAAGCTTCGGCAGAGCCTTGCCCTCGACGGAGATGTGAGAGGCGGGAGAACGGTTCGATATGCAGGATGGTTCGGCCTTTGTAATGCTTACCCTCGGACGTCTGCTGCTGGGCGGCCTCTATGTCGCTGGCGGCATTCATCATTTTTTCATCATCGTGCCGCTGACCGACGCGATCGAAGCCCGCGGCATTCCTTTTGCGAAAGGAGTGCTGGTCTTGGGCAGCCTGTTCCAGATCGTCGCAGGCATCCTGCTGATGCTCGGCCTTTTCGTCACGGCAGCGGCATTCGGTCTCATCGTATTCACGCTGGCGGCCACCGTCATGCTGCTGAATTTCTGGGACATGCAGGGAACGGCGCGCGACAGCGCGATCAATACCTGGAAAACCAACATGGCGATCATTGGCGGCCTGCTGATCGCAGCCGCCGGCGCGATGTGAGGCGGTTCAGGCCGCCGGCTCGCCCGCCGCCCGCGCATGCGCGGCGTAGCGCGCGACGGCAGCATCCACCTCCGCGTCGCGGTCGCCCGCCACCTGCACCGTCGGCACGGCAAATTCGATACCATTTTCCTGGAAGGCATTGCGGATCATCGCCAGCGCATTGCGGCGGATGACGAATTGCTCGCCTGGCTTCGTCATCATCGACAGCCGGATTTCGATGGCGAATTCGCCGAACTGCTCGACACCCTTCATCTTCAGCGTCTCGATGATATGGGGACCGAATTCCGGATTTTCGAGCAGCGTCTGGCCGATCTGCTTGATCACCTTCTTCGCCTTGACGAGATCTGTGTCGTATTTGACGTTGAGGCTGATCTTGTCGATCGTCCAGTCGCGATTGAGGTTCTTCACTGCGCCGAGTTCACCGAACGGCACCGTCGTCAGCGGACCGCGATGATGCCTGAGCTTCACCGAGCGAAGGCTGAAGGCCTCGACCACGCCCTTATGGCTGCCGCTTTCGATATATTCGCCAATGCGGAAAGCATCGTCCCAGAGATAGAACATGCCGCTGATGACGTCCTTGACGATCGTCTGAGCGCCGAAACCGACCGCGACGCCGACGACACCGGCGCCGGCGATCAGCGGCCCGATCTCGATACCGAGGCCGGAGAGCACCATCAGAGCAGCAATGACGGCGATCACGACGGCGAGAATATTGCGGAAGATCGGCAACAGCGTCTGTATCCGCGCGCGTTTGGCCTTCTCTTCATCCGTTGCTCCGCCATCCACGGATGAATCGAGCAGCTTGCCGTCGATATAGGCCTTGATGACATGCCAGAGCAGATCGGCGGCAAGCAGGATGACGATGCCGCCGATCACGCCGCGCGCGATCTTGTCGATCATCGTTTCGCCGGCGGCCATCGTATCGGCACCGACGCCGAGCATATGCCCAAGCCAGACGGCGGCGACGGCGATGATCAGCGCCCGCACACCCCGGTCAAGCAGCACGGCTGCAATGCGGCGCGTGGCAAGGAAGCTCGCTTCGGTCTGCTGCAGCGATTTTACCGCAATCGTCGAGACGGCGAGCACGCGCGGCAGCAGCAGCACATAGACGCCGAGCCAAAGCAGCCAGTTGAAGCCTGCGACCCAGAGGCTCCAGAGCACCAGGAAATAGACGGTAAGCGCCCAGGAGGTCCCGTGACCGCGCCTCTCGTCCTTGTGCGGCCGCGACCAGACCGCCGCGATCGCGATCAGCAGCAGGCCGATGCCCAGGATATAGCCGACGAGGAGCCGCACGCTCGAGGAATAGCCGAGCGGCTCCATCGACTGGATCACCGCCCAGCCGAAAATGAAATAGATGACGAAAGTCGCACAGCGTCGATACCAGAAGAATGCAACCGCGCGCGCCGGCATGATCGCAGTGGTGACACCCTGCCGTTCCTCCTCAATCCGCGCCAACCCGATGAGATCGACCAGGACGCCTCCGAGGCAAATCGTGAAGCGCTGGACCACGAGCGCGACAACGCAAACGATCGCGATGCTCTGGCTGACCGGCGGCCAGCTGACGCTGAGAAGAGCAAGCGCCGTCGCCACGGCAAAGATCAGCGCCGGGATGACGCGCGGGGCAAGATGCATGCCCGCCATCTGCGCCGCCTGGCGGCGGCGGCGAAAGGCATAGCGGGCAATGCGCTCGACGATGGTGCCGAGCAGGAAAATCGCCAGAAACTGCGCCGCCATGCGCGGCCAGCCGGCTGCCGCGATTTCACCGAAGAACAGCGAGGAAGCATTGCCGACCTGTGAGGGCAGCATCATCGCCGCATCGGAGACCATCGAGACGTGCCGGCGGGCATGCTGGAGCAGACCTGACAAGACCGACATCTGGTCGCCGGCAGCGGAATCGCTCGCGGGCGCCGCCGCCATCTGCGTCGACATCCATTGCTTGACCTGAGGCGTCTGCATCAGTTCCATCATCTGACGCACCTCGGCCGGCGGACCTGCCGTAACAGGACCCGCAGGTGGGGTCTGCGCAGCACCCGGCGGGACTGCCGAAAAAAGCGCGGACAGCGCCACTATGCAGAATAGGACGACCCTGGAGATCCCTGCCACGCCACGCTTCATTGCCGTCCTCCGATGGGCCGCCGACCGCCGATGCAAGGCCAACGTCTTTCGACAGCATCGATAGCCTCGACCGGCGCTGTCAGCAAGGAGGGTGGAGGCGAAGATCATCGGGAAGGCAGGCGGTGGAGCAGAGGGACCGTCGATCTCAAATTCAGGGCCTGAATTCGGGGACTGGCGGCCTCAGCTATGACGGCGGGCGCTCTACAGCGCCTTTAATTGTTTCAGGATTTCGCGACCGGTTTTTCCACGTGGCCACCGAAGCCCGCGCGCATCGCCGACAGTACCTTGTTGGCGAATTCGTCGTTATCGCGCGAGGAGAAGCGGCCGTAAAGCGCAGCGCTCAGCACCGGCGTCGGCACGCTTTCGTCGATTGCCGCCATGATCGTCCAGCGGCCTTCGCCGCTGTCCGAGACGCGGCCGGCATATTTCGAAAGCGCGGGATCGGCATGCAGCGCGTCGGCCGTGAGATCGAGCAGCCAGGAGGTGATCACGCTGCCGCGGCGCCAGACTTCGGCGACATCCTGCAGGTTGAAATCATATTGGAAATGTTCCGGATGAGCGAGCGGCGCTGTCTCCGCATCGGCCTCGTGCGAGGCGGCGCCGATATTGGCATGTTTCAGAATATTGATACCTTCGGCATAGGCGGCCATCAGGCCGTATTCGATGCCGTTATGCACCATCTTGACGAAATGACCGGCGCCATGCGGGCCGCAATGCAGGTAACCCTGCTCCGCGGTGCTGGCAGCAGCCGCTTCGGCGCTCCGGTTCGCCGAGGCTTCCGTCTTGCCGACACCGGGCGCCAGCGTTGCGAAGATCGGAGAAAGGTGTTCGACGATACCCTTCTCGCCGCCGATCATCAGGCAATAGCCCCGCTCGAGGCCGAAGACGCCGCCGCTGGTGCCGACGTCGACATAGTGGATGCCCCTGGTGATGAGTTCGGCGCCGCGGCGGATGTCGTCGTGGTAGTAGGAGTTGCCGCCGTCAATGACGATATCGCCATTCTCGAGCAGCGGCATCAGGCTCGCCAGCACCTTGTCGACGATCGCCGCCGGCAGCATCAGCCAGATCGCGCGCGGATGGGTGAGCTTCGAGACGAACTCCTGGAGCGAAGCACTGCCGGTCGCGCCGAGGCCGGCGAGTTCGGCAACGCTTTCCGGCCTGGCGTCGTAAACGACGCATTCGTGACCGCCCCGCATCAAGCGCTGGACCATATAATTGCCCATGCGGCCCAAACCGACCATGCCAAGTTGCATAATGAATCTCCTGGAAACCGAAATGAAGTATCGAATCCGGAAATTAGCACCCGCAGTGTGACAGGCAAGCAAAGTCTCGGTGATATCGGTGAATGCGACGATTGCACCCGCCGACCTCGCTGAGATCGACGTATCGTCAAATGTCCGGCGCGCTGGCCGGCTCACCCTTCATTTCGCTGAGGAACATGCCCTCGCGCAGATTGATGCCGTATTCAACGAAAGCCTTCATGCAGCAGAGCATCTGCGTCCAGCCTTCACAATTGAGATAGGTGCCGCGCCGGCCGGCATCGTCTTCGCGCCAGCCGGTCTCGGCGATCGTCACCAGCGTGCCGCCATCCTCCAGCGGCTTGAAGTTCATCTCTACCATCGTCTTGTATCTTGCCTCGTCCTCGCCAGTGCCGCCATCCCAGCGCAGCACGATGCGGCTTTCCGGCACGAGTTCGACGACCTCGACTGGCGCATCCTTCCACCAGGTCACCGTCGTGCCCTTCACGAGCGGCGCGCTCGCCCCACCGATCGTGGTGAAATAGCTGCTGAGCTTCTTCGGATTGACGACGGCATCGAACACCTCTGCAACGGGACGGCCGATGCGGCCGGAAACGCGGATTCCGAGAGACATGATACTTCTCCTCTTCTCCATTGTGCCTGGCATCATTATGTTATAAAAATATAACATGTCAAGCGAATCAGCCGACGACCCGGTTTTCAAGGCGCTGGCGCATCATCGCCGCCGCGACATCCTCGATCTGCTCAAGGATGGCCCCAGAACCACAGGAAACCTTTGCGAGATGTTTCCGGAGATGGACCGCTGCACGGTGATGCAGCATCTGAAGGTGCTGGAGGAGGCCGATTTGGTCGTCGCCAGGAAGGAAGGTC
Protein-coding sequences here:
- the gnd gene encoding phosphogluconate dehydrogenase (NAD(+)-dependent, decarboxylating) — translated: MQLGMVGLGRMGNYMVQRLMRGGHECVVYDARPESVAELAGLGATGSASLQEFVSKLTHPRAIWLMLPAAIVDKVLASLMPLLENGDIVIDGGNSYYHDDIRRGAELITRGIHYVDVGTSGGVFGLERGYCLMIGGEKGIVEHLSPIFATLAPGVGKTEASANRSAEAAAASTAEQGYLHCGPHGAGHFVKMVHNGIEYGLMAAYAEGINILKHANIGAASHEADAETAPLAHPEHFQYDFNLQDVAEVWRRGSVITSWLLDLTADALHADPALSKYAGRVSDSGEGRWTIMAAIDESVPTPVLSAALYGRFSSRDNDEFANKVLSAMRAGFGGHVEKPVAKS
- a CDS encoding mechanosensitive ion channel family protein — translated: MKRGVAGISRVVLFCIVALSALFSAVPPGAAQTPPAGPVTAGPPAEVRQMMELMQTPQVKQWMSTQMAAAPASDSAAGDQMSVLSGLLQHARRHVSMVSDAAMMLPSQVGNASSLFFGEIAAAGWPRMAAQFLAIFLLGTIVERIARYAFRRRRQAAQMAGMHLAPRVIPALIFAVATALALLSVSWPPVSQSIAIVCVVALVVQRFTICLGGVLVDLIGLARIEEERQGVTTAIMPARAVAFFWYRRCATFVIYFIFGWAVIQSMEPLGYSSSVRLLVGYILGIGLLLIAIAAVWSRPHKDERRGHGTSWALTVYFLVLWSLWVAGFNWLLWLGVYVLLLPRVLAVSTIAVKSLQQTEASFLATRRIAAVLLDRGVRALIIAVAAVWLGHMLGVGADTMAAGETMIDKIARGVIGGIVILLAADLLWHVIKAYIDGKLLDSSVDGGATDEEKAKRARIQTLLPIFRNILAVVIAVIAALMVLSGLGIEIGPLIAGAGVVGVAVGFGAQTIVKDVISGMFYLWDDAFRIGEYIESGSHKGVVEAFSLRSVKLRHHRGPLTTVPFGELGAVKNLNRDWTIDKISLNVKYDTDLVKAKKVIKQIGQTLLENPEFGPHIIETLKMKGVEQFGEFAIEIRLSMMTKPGEQFVIRRNALAMIRNAFQENGIEFAVPTVQVAGDRDAEVDAAVARYAAHARAAGEPAA
- a CDS encoding virulence factor family protein, translating into MIRTILLATACACMLAAAPADAAEETTQTFETGLIPSPHIFLPEGEVKGTVMLISDAAGWGDYEKAEADRLVAEGAVVIGIDFPSYIQALSRYDVSLNDGCVYMVSDIESLSQQVQRATGNNAYHLPIVAGIGEGGALALAIAAQTPDATIGQTLAVNPVAGIPLAKELCTPASKQVVGERTVYGLSDGILPDPIITVFTPDANKDGRAHAEALKKAHAAIEIRDSADDAQTAFADTLDDLVTASGAFGNPLGLPLAVLEATPAFDTMAVIYSGDGGWRDIDKEVGGTLQKEGIPVVGVDSLRYFWSERKPEETAADLSKIIDFYRKQWKVKHVLLVGYSFGADVVPATYQLLKPAEKSAVAQLSLLSLSHQVDYVISVLGWLGQKTEGAGGDPVGDLKNIDPKLVQCIYGKDDDDDVACPALKDSGAEVIELPGDHHFDENYDLLTETIIDGLKRRLQD
- a CDS encoding SRPBCC domain-containing protein; the encoded protein is MSLGIRVSGRIGRPVAEVFDAVVNPKKLSSYFTTIGGASAPLVKGTTVTWWKDAPVEVVELVPESRIVLRWDGGTGEDEARYKTMVEMNFKPLEDGGTLVTIAETGWREDDAGRRGTYLNCEGWTQMLCCMKAFVEYGINLREGMFLSEMKGEPASAPDI
- a CDS encoding DoxX family protein codes for the protein MQDGSAFVMLTLGRLLLGGLYVAGGIHHFFIIVPLTDAIEARGIPFAKGVLVLGSLFQIVAGILLMLGLFVTAAAFGLIVFTLAATVMLLNFWDMQGTARDSAINTWKTNMAIIGGLLIAAAGAM
- the mprF gene encoding bifunctional lysylphosphatidylglycerol flippase/synthetase MprF, translating into MSGHGNLEEMEEADGFSFGGLFRRYRTPLLAAASLVAFCLVGYAIVQLTNEVRYDDVVGALAATRPSAILLALFFTALSFISLIFYDLNAIEYIGKKLPFPHVALTAFSAYAVGNTAGFGALSGGAIRYRAYTRLGLSPEDIGRIIAFVTLSFGLGLAGVAAIALIVIADEIGPLVSVSPFLLRIIAGSIVAILAAVMIIGRGGRVLDLGPVAIRLPDSRTWSRQFLVTAFDIAASASVLYVLLPQTAIGWPVFLAVYAIAVGLGVLSHVPAGLGVFETVIIASLGSAVNIDAVLGSLVLYRLIYHVLPLLIAVLAVSAAELRRFVDHPAASSMRRIGGRLMPQLLSALALLLGVMLVFSSVTPTPDQNLEFLSNYLPLPMVEGAHFLSSLLGLALVVAARGLGQRLDGAWWVAVFSALAALTLSLLKAIALVEAAFLAFLIFGLFVSRRLFSRQASLLNQALTASWLMAIAVIVVGAVVILLFVYRDVEYSNQLWWQFEFTAEAPRGLRAVLGITIISSAIAVFSLLRPATFRPEPATDEALARAVEIVMKQGNADANLVRMGDKSIMFSEKGDAFIMYGRQGRSWIALFDPVGNHRAVQELVWRFVEAARAAGCRAVFYQISPALLSHCADAGLRAFKLGELAVADLRTFEMKGGKWANLRQTASRAQRDGLEFAVVQPEDVPDIIDDLAAVSTAWLEDHNAKEKSFSLGSFDPDYVSSQPVGILKKDGKIVAFANILITESKEEGTIDLMRFSPAAPKGSMDFLFVQIMEYLRGEGFAHFNLGMAPLSGMSKREAAPVWDRIGSTVFEHGERFYNFKGLRAFKSKFHPHWQPRYLAVSGGGNPMIALMDATLLIGGGLKGVVRK
- a CDS encoding metallophosphoesterase, which produces MITRRGFFKVLGGGIAGVMSLGGYAFAYEPLARLAITRYQLTPPGWTPGLKLRVVALADLHACEPWMSASRIAAICHRANELEGDVTVLLGDYAAGMNMVTQYVHSSQWSKALATLQAPLGVHAIMGNHDWWEDRTAQKNGGMETFGHRALADVGIPVYGNRAVRLEKDGRGFWLAGLEDQLALLPGRKWGRTQMLGLDDLEGTMAQITDDAPVILLAHEPDIFPRVPERVSLTLSGHTHGGQIRFLGRSPIVPSRYGNRYAYGHIVEEERNIIVSGGLGCSIAPVRFGVPPEIVMIDLG
- a CDS encoding ArsR/SmtB family transcription factor translates to MSSESADDPVFKALAHHRRRDILDLLKDGPRTTGNLCEMFPEMDRCTVMQHLKVLEEADLVVARKEGRERWNHLNSLPIKHIYDRWISVYAGHALSILDRLKGDLEGQPE
- a CDS encoding DinB family protein, which produces MPTFDPVRPFRKLAYNNALANRRLLRTCATLKPGEFEAPRTSFFPSIKETLNHIITVDWFYVDGLEGGTLGLKAFEVDEPFDDVFSLAEAQAKVDQRLVTLCEALTPERLTSTIGLHRGDRIQEERMDDVLGHLFQHQTHHRGQVHAMLSGTSVAPPQLDEFIVADDARFRGSELAALGWSEETLMR
- a CDS encoding NUDIX hydrolase; amino-acid sequence: MTKRIHIRLNAGGRRFNYRIAGLGFRDGHVLVHRAVHEPFWTFPGGRAEIGETSEETLKREMVEELGVEVTVRRLLWIVENFFHYEQRDWHELGFYYLMDIPPEFPFRPGQIIHRVEDDDNHLEFKWVPATRHALIALDIPPYFIADEIETLPVSPRHLVWRDGDLDGKD